The Methanococcoides methylutens MM1 genome has a window encoding:
- a CDS encoding PEP/pyruvate-binding domain-containing protein, protein MDKRMASSGLVGLDELLQNLWYGDNVVWQVDELEDYIFFAEKFMENAIEEGHRCVYIRFAPHRPILEPTKGLDIVEVDPAKGFDYFSTEVHRIIESYGREVFYVFDNLSTLVVEWATDELLANFFKATCPYLYELDTVTYFALTKGRHGHQAVAAIRETTQLLLNFYHVESNAYIHPLKVYGRYSSQMFLPHLMQEDEWVPLFNSGEAASVSGGKDRHILDPGVSSIAPWDTIYSKALQYQMLYEEGRIPLQEMMALKSELCRMIIGDRPRFRELAEKYFDIDDLLYIRERIIGSGMIGGKSVGMLLSRNIVLKEDDTGEFGKIMEPHDSFYIGSDVFFTFLINNDLFRLKIDLSNGYRLSKEEFREVEQRFLEGTFPADIMEQFRSMLDYFGQAPIIVRSSSLLEDNFGNAFAGKYRSEFCTNQGDPEERLTAFLEAVKLVYASALDPDALIYRKVHGLDNTDEQMAILVQRVSGTHYKNYFFPALAGVTFSRNLFAWSEQIDPNKGMIRLVFGLGTRAVDRVDRDYPRIVSVSHPQLRPERGRQIARYSQIEVDLLDLERNEFRTVPVSTLLKDFDYPRLRMYTSLLKDDYLRDPVTNFISASDGKPVLTFNNLISKTKFVEIIGNAIQTIEKAYGQPVDVEFTAFIGKSNNIKLNILQCRPMKIPGKVESLSLPADLGPDEILFRSSKTICGGVVPDIRYIVYVDPVIYSTDIDFEKKQSLGRIIGHLNEKLGKEGEEFILMGPGRWGSSNLELGVNVTYSEIRNTSVLIEVARQTTEHRPDVSYGTHFFLDLVEEEIIYLPLYPDEPEAQFNERFFERSANSFSDILPEYDSFSDIIKLIDVPAVTGAHACVSADPEKQDAICFLKK, encoded by the coding sequence ATGGATAAAAGAATGGCGAGCAGTGGATTAGTGGGACTTGACGAACTGCTTCAGAACCTGTGGTATGGTGACAACGTTGTCTGGCAGGTTGACGAACTTGAAGATTACATCTTCTTTGCAGAGAAGTTCATGGAAAATGCTATAGAAGAGGGGCACAGATGTGTCTATATCAGATTTGCACCCCACAGGCCGATCCTGGAACCAACTAAGGGATTGGATATCGTCGAAGTCGATCCCGCAAAGGGTTTTGACTATTTCAGTACAGAGGTCCACAGGATCATTGAGAGCTATGGTCGTGAGGTCTTCTACGTATTCGATAACCTTTCAACACTGGTTGTTGAATGGGCAACAGACGAATTGCTTGCGAATTTCTTTAAGGCCACATGCCCCTATCTTTATGAACTTGACACGGTAACGTATTTCGCACTTACAAAAGGAAGGCATGGCCATCAGGCTGTTGCAGCTATCAGGGAGACCACGCAGTTGCTCCTGAACTTCTACCATGTGGAAAGCAATGCATACATCCATCCGCTAAAGGTATATGGCCGCTATTCAAGCCAGATGTTCCTTCCCCATCTCATGCAGGAGGACGAGTGGGTCCCATTGTTCAACAGCGGAGAAGCTGCATCAGTCTCCGGAGGGAAAGACCGCCACATATTGGATCCGGGGGTAAGCAGCATAGCTCCCTGGGACACGATCTATAGCAAGGCGTTGCAGTATCAAATGCTCTATGAGGAAGGTAGGATACCTCTGCAGGAAATGATGGCGCTCAAAAGTGAACTATGCCGTATGATCATAGGTGACAGGCCACGTTTCAGGGAACTCGCCGAGAAATATTTTGATATCGATGACCTGCTCTATATCAGGGAAAGGATCATTGGTTCCGGGATGATCGGCGGCAAAAGTGTCGGAATGTTGCTTTCAAGGAACATCGTTCTCAAGGAAGATGACACTGGCGAGTTTGGAAAGATCATGGAACCCCACGATTCATTCTACATCGGTTCCGATGTTTTCTTTACATTCCTCATCAACAATGACCTCTTCCGGTTGAAGATCGATCTGTCAAATGGCTACCGGCTCTCAAAGGAGGAGTTCCGGGAGGTTGAACAGCGTTTCCTTGAGGGAACATTCCCTGCTGATATTATGGAGCAGTTCCGCAGTATGCTGGATTATTTCGGTCAGGCTCCGATAATCGTCAGGTCAAGCAGCTTGCTGGAAGATAATTTCGGCAATGCATTTGCAGGAAAGTACCGGAGCGAGTTCTGCACGAACCAGGGTGACCCTGAGGAAAGACTGACTGCTTTCCTTGAAGCCGTCAAACTGGTCTATGCCAGTGCTCTTGATCCGGATGCGCTCATCTACCGCAAGGTACATGGTCTTGATAATACTGATGAACAGATGGCAATCCTTGTACAGCGTGTGTCAGGTACCCATTACAAGAACTACTTCTTCCCGGCCCTGGCAGGTGTGACATTCTCCAGGAACCTATTTGCCTGGAGTGAGCAGATCGATCCGAACAAAGGAATGATACGTCTGGTATTCGGACTTGGTACGCGGGCCGTGGATCGTGTTGACCGGGATTACCCACGTATCGTCTCGGTAAGCCATCCCCAACTGAGGCCTGAGAGAGGTCGCCAGATCGCCAGATATTCCCAGATAGAGGTGGACCTGCTGGACCTTGAAAGGAACGAGTTCAGGACGGTTCCCGTTTCAACATTGCTTAAGGATTTTGATTATCCCAGGCTGAGAATGTATACTTCTCTACTGAAGGATGACTATCTCAGGGACCCTGTCACAAACTTCATATCAGCTTCCGATGGGAAGCCTGTACTTACTTTCAATAATCTGATATCCAAAACAAAGTTTGTTGAGATCATCGGCAATGCTATCCAGACCATCGAAAAAGCATATGGTCAGCCTGTGGATGTGGAATTCACTGCATTTATCGGCAAGTCGAACAACATCAAGCTTAACATTCTCCAGTGCAGGCCGATGAAGATCCCCGGAAAGGTGGAATCACTTTCATTGCCCGCTGATCTGGGTCCGGATGAAATATTGTTCAGGTCTTCAAAGACCATTTGCGGAGGGGTTGTTCCTGATATCCGTTATATCGTCTATGTGGATCCTGTTATTTATTCTACAGATATTGATTTTGAAAAGAAGCAATCCCTTGGAAGGATAATTGGTCATCTGAACGAAAAGCTGGGTAAAGAGGGGGAGGAGTTCATCCTCATGGGACCCGGAAGGTGGGGCAGCAGTAACCTTGAACTTGGTGTCAACGTGACATATTCGGAGATACGGAACACGTCCGTGCTCATCGAGGTAGCAAGGCAGACCACCGAGCACAGGCCTGATGTTTCCTATGGTACCCATTTCTTCCTGGACCTTGTCGAGGAAGAGATCATCTACCTTCCTTTGTATCCTGACGAGCCTGAAGCTCAGTTCAATGAGAGGTTCTTTGAGAGATCAGCAAATTCATTCTCAGATATTCTTCCTGAATACGATAGTTTCAGCGATATAATAAAACTGATCGATGTTCCTGCTGTTACAGGTGCTCATGCCTGCGTGTCGGCAGACCCGGAGAAGCAGGATGCTATCTGTTTCCTGAAAAAGTGA
- the carA gene encoding glutamine-hydrolyzing carbamoyl-phosphate synthase small subunit, with protein MMSAVIGLEDGTILKGTGFGAEGIVCGELVFTTQYTGYEESLTDPSYAGQILMFTYPLIGNYGVNDETFQSDGVKAEGLVVREACPSPSHHLSTRNIYKLMEDEGKPGISGIDTRMLTIGTREHGTMRAALINGSDDGEEAVRLAREQPDISTLDLISRVTCKEPYTIESKVKTGDKKHVVLFDLGMKKNISVSLLNRGVDVTVVPASTPTSVIEEYNPDLLFLSNGPGDPQNAQNAINVVKDLAGSMPISGICLGHQVISRALGADTYKLKFGHRGANQPVKDLESGIVHITSQNHGFAVDGDSFDGTDVNVTQINTNDNTVEGIEHNDLDIFSVQYHPEANAGPRDTEKIFFGKVMKAMGGRV; from the coding sequence ATGATGTCTGCAGTAATAGGATTAGAAGATGGAACAATTTTAAAAGGTACTGGTTTTGGTGCCGAAGGTATCGTTTGCGGAGAACTTGTTTTTACTACCCAGTACACAGGATATGAGGAGTCACTCACCGACCCTTCATACGCTGGTCAGATATTAATGTTCACGTACCCTCTTATAGGGAATTATGGTGTCAATGATGAGACCTTCCAGTCCGACGGCGTAAAGGCCGAAGGGCTTGTTGTAAGGGAAGCCTGCCCTTCCCCAAGTCATCACCTGTCAACTCGTAACATCTACAAGTTGATGGAAGACGAAGGTAAACCGGGAATCTCCGGAATTGACACACGTATGCTCACCATAGGTACCAGGGAGCATGGTACCATGCGTGCCGCGTTGATAAACGGCAGCGACGATGGTGAGGAAGCTGTCAGGCTTGCAAGGGAACAGCCTGATATCTCAACCCTTGACCTTATCTCAAGGGTCACCTGCAAGGAGCCCTACACAATAGAAAGTAAGGTCAAGACAGGTGATAAAAAACACGTTGTGCTCTTTGATCTTGGTATGAAGAAGAACATCTCAGTAAGTCTTTTGAACAGGGGTGTGGATGTCACAGTAGTACCGGCCAGCACACCTACATCTGTGATCGAGGAATACAACCCTGACCTGCTTTTCCTTTCCAACGGTCCGGGAGACCCACAGAATGCACAGAATGCTATCAATGTCGTAAAGGACCTGGCAGGAAGCATGCCTATCTCAGGTATCTGCCTTGGACATCAGGTCATCTCAAGGGCACTTGGAGCAGATACATACAAACTTAAGTTCGGACACCGCGGAGCAAACCAGCCTGTAAAGGACCTGGAATCCGGAATAGTCCACATTACATCACAGAATCACGGTTTTGCTGTCGATGGAGACTCTTTTGACGGCACCGATGTGAATGTGACACAGATCAACACTAACGATAATACAGTAGAAGGTATCGAACACAACGATCTTGACATCTTCAGTGTCCAGTACCATCCGGAAGCCAATGCCGGACCAAGGGACACTGAAAAGATATTCTTTGGAAAGGTCATGAAAGCTATGGGAGGCAGGGTATAA
- the hdrA2 gene encoding CoB-CoM heterodisulfide reductase HdrA2, which translates to MRIGVYICHCGLNIASVINMDALHKKVEEMGDVALVKDIQFMCSDFGQEQLIEDIRENNIDRILVAACTPKLHEPTFKRVLEKAGINPYLLEIANIREQCSWVHMHKQNMATQKAFDLIKMGVAKLKLLQPLQIRTYKANKDVLVIGGGVAGIEAALTLADAGTHVHMVEREPTIGGKMALLNEVFPTNDCSICVLAPKMTDVQNHPNIEMRTYAEITDISGSVGNFTVKGIQRSRYVIVDRCKGCIDQCSNVCPVEIPNPFDSGLGKVKAISMAIPQAVPQSAYINNEFCVGCGLCKQACPADAIDYEMKEEEFSFTVGAVIVATGYQGFDARRKEEYGYSVYPDVLTNMELERLLNASGPTRGKVVVPSTGETPKKVAFIQCVGSRDETVGNPYCSRVCCMSSMKNAQMIKERYPDCDVTIHYIDVRASGEMYEEYYVRSQSMGINFIRGKVAEVQPDPQGHMQLRYEDTLESAIREDPYDLVILATGIEASTTSDPIAKMLNLSKRPDRFFSIAHPKMRPVDAHINGVFIAGCASGPKEIQTSIAQGSAAAARSTRLLAKGELKNDPFSAHVDPEKCIGCRICEEACNFNTIKVIEGKAVVDEISCQTCGSCSASCPTDAITMPHSTDEQIIAQIRAALEVKDEFPLIIAFLCNWCSYGSADLAGTSRIQYPTNVRIIKLMCAGRVDPDFVLEALQGGADGVLVTGCRLDECHYILGNHDAKHRMENLKEVLDEMGLDPARLKLQWISAAEGDKFAKTIEDFVDELTELGPVGSELPEVKE; encoded by the coding sequence ATGCGAATCGGAGTATATATCTGCCACTGTGGATTGAACATTGCAAGTGTCATCAACATGGATGCACTGCACAAAAAGGTCGAGGAGATGGGGGATGTCGCCCTTGTGAAAGACATCCAGTTCATGTGCTCTGACTTCGGGCAGGAACAATTGATAGAGGACATCAGAGAGAACAACATCGACAGGATCCTGGTCGCAGCCTGCACTCCGAAGCTCCATGAACCTACTTTCAAGAGAGTTCTTGAAAAGGCCGGTATCAATCCATATCTCCTGGAGATCGCAAACATCCGTGAGCAGTGCTCCTGGGTACACATGCACAAACAGAATATGGCCACCCAGAAGGCTTTTGATCTTATCAAAATGGGAGTTGCAAAGCTGAAGCTGCTCCAGCCTTTGCAGATCCGCACGTACAAGGCGAACAAGGACGTCCTTGTCATTGGAGGTGGTGTTGCCGGTATCGAGGCAGCCCTGACACTGGCAGATGCCGGAACGCACGTCCACATGGTGGAAAGGGAACCCACAATCGGCGGTAAGATGGCTTTGCTCAATGAGGTTTTTCCCACCAATGACTGCTCCATTTGCGTGCTGGCACCCAAGATGACGGACGTGCAGAACCATCCCAACATCGAGATGAGGACCTATGCCGAGATCACTGACATCTCCGGTTCGGTGGGTAATTTCACTGTAAAAGGTATCCAGCGCTCCAGATACGTGATCGTTGACCGCTGCAAGGGATGTATAGACCAGTGCTCCAATGTCTGCCCTGTGGAGATACCAAACCCATTCGATAGCGGCCTTGGCAAAGTAAAGGCCATCAGCATGGCCATTCCGCAGGCCGTCCCGCAATCTGCTTACATCAACAACGAGTTCTGCGTTGGCTGCGGACTTTGCAAGCAGGCCTGCCCGGCAGATGCCATTGATTATGAAATGAAGGAAGAAGAGTTCTCGTTCACCGTCGGGGCTGTGATCGTTGCAACCGGTTACCAGGGATTCGATGCCAGGCGCAAGGAGGAGTATGGTTACAGCGTCTATCCGGATGTCCTGACCAACATGGAACTTGAAAGACTGCTCAATGCATCAGGACCAACACGAGGCAAGGTCGTAGTGCCATCCACCGGAGAAACACCGAAGAAAGTCGCCTTCATCCAGTGTGTCGGTTCCAGGGACGAGACCGTCGGCAATCCGTACTGTTCGCGGGTATGCTGCATGTCTTCCATGAAGAACGCACAGATGATAAAGGAGCGCTACCCTGATTGTGATGTTACAATTCATTACATTGATGTACGTGCGTCCGGCGAGATGTATGAGGAATACTATGTGCGCTCACAATCAATGGGAATCAATTTTATCCGTGGCAAGGTTGCAGAAGTTCAGCCTGATCCGCAGGGCCATATGCAGCTTCGGTATGAAGACACACTTGAGAGTGCCATCCGGGAGGATCCTTACGACCTGGTCATCCTGGCAACCGGAATAGAAGCCAGCACAACTTCAGATCCGATAGCAAAGATGCTGAACCTCTCAAAAAGGCCTGACAGGTTCTTTTCAATCGCACACCCCAAGATGAGGCCTGTGGATGCACACATAAACGGTGTCTTCATCGCGGGCTGTGCCTCAGGTCCAAAGGAGATCCAGACGTCCATCGCACAGGGAAGCGCAGCTGCTGCAAGGTCCACCCGCCTGCTGGCAAAAGGTGAACTTAAGAATGACCCGTTCAGTGCACATGTGGATCCGGAAAAATGCATCGGATGCCGTATATGTGAAGAGGCCTGTAATTTCAACACCATCAAAGTAATAGAAGGCAAGGCGGTTGTCGATGAGATCTCCTGCCAGACATGTGGCTCATGCAGTGCATCGTGTCCCACAGATGCGATCACCATGCCTCACAGCACCGATGAGCAGATCATAGCACAGATCAGGGCAGCCCTTGAGGTCAAGGACGAATTCCCTCTGATCATCGCATTCCTCTGCAACTGGTGCAGCTATGGTTCAGCAGACCTTGCAGGAACATCAAGGATACAGTACCCGACTAACGTAAGAATTATCAAACTCATGTGTGCAGGCCGTGTGGACCCGGACTTCGTGCTGGAAGCACTGCAGGGAGGAGCCGACGGAGTGCTCGTTACCGGCTGCCGTCTCGATGAATGTCACTACATCCTCGGAAACCATGATGCAAAGCACAGGATGGAGAACCTGAAGGAAGTTCTCGACGAGATGGGACTGGACCCGGCAAGGCTAAAGCTGCAGTGGATATCCGCAGCAGAAGGAGACAAGTTTGCAAAGACTATCGAGGATTTCGTTGACGAGCTGACCGAGCTTGGTCCTGTCGGTTCAGAATTACCGGAGGTAAAGGAATGA
- the gatE gene encoding Glu-tRNA(Gln) amidotransferase subunit GatE — MSEKIDYRELGLKCGLEIHQQLDSKEKLFCKCPTKIRDTDESNFEFFRYLRPTASEMGETDRAALEQTKVNRKYIYKAYDTTCLVENDEEPPRELNQESLDIALSIAKLLHMIPVEQLHVMRKIVVDGSNTSGFQRTAFLAGGGHLDTSEGPVGVDVLCVEEEAAQKIEDQGDSIIYSLDRLGIPLVEIGTAPDIITPAHARETAANIGMLLRSTGKVKRGLGTIRQDVNISIAEGARVEIKGVQALDLIETIVEREAERQVNLLEIRRSLLERNASVHDEIFDVTDLFKGTESKVIKKALKKGKVLAVLLPGFAGHVGMEVQPGRRLGTEFSDRAKTSGVGGIFHTDELPNYGITEEEVTSLREFVGAKEDDAVVMVADKEKRARGAMESVLTRAQEALEFVPEETRRALPDGNSAYMRPLPGASRMYPETDVPQVEISKEYFEAVEIPELLTERAKRFSKDYGLNEELAEKIAYSQHLPLFEELMDRFSNDKTVTATLIVTTITGLVPELKRDGVDVANITDEHFKETFEIVSSGDVAKEGIEQILRHVAKKPKANIRDSLEELGLTAIDTSEIEAFIAKVVSERQEFVAEKGMGAVGPLMGVVMGEFRGKVDGKVLSELLKQKINEQINT, encoded by the coding sequence ATGAGCGAAAAGATCGACTACCGTGAACTTGGATTGAAATGCGGACTTGAGATCCATCAGCAACTGGACTCAAAAGAGAAACTTTTCTGTAAATGCCCTACTAAGATACGGGACACGGATGAGTCGAACTTTGAATTTTTCCGTTACCTGCGTCCCACTGCAAGTGAGATGGGAGAGACCGACAGGGCTGCGCTTGAGCAGACAAAGGTCAACAGGAAGTACATCTACAAAGCATACGACACCACCTGCCTTGTGGAGAACGATGAGGAACCACCGCGTGAACTAAACCAGGAATCACTTGATATCGCATTGTCCATTGCAAAACTGCTTCACATGATCCCGGTCGAGCAACTCCACGTCATGCGAAAGATCGTTGTGGACGGGTCAAACACCAGCGGATTCCAGAGAACCGCTTTCCTCGCCGGAGGCGGGCACCTGGATACGTCCGAAGGACCCGTGGGTGTTGATGTCCTCTGTGTGGAAGAGGAAGCTGCACAGAAGATAGAGGATCAGGGCGATTCTATCATATATTCACTTGACAGGCTTGGTATCCCGCTGGTGGAGATCGGAACAGCACCTGACATAATCACACCGGCACATGCAAGAGAAACGGCTGCAAATATCGGTATGTTACTTCGTTCCACCGGAAAGGTGAAAAGAGGACTGGGTACCATCAGGCAGGATGTTAATATCTCCATTGCAGAAGGAGCACGTGTGGAGATCAAGGGTGTCCAGGCACTGGACCTTATAGAGACCATTGTTGAAAGGGAAGCTGAGAGACAGGTAAACCTGCTTGAGATACGCAGGTCCCTTCTGGAAAGGAATGCAAGCGTCCATGATGAGATATTTGACGTAACAGACCTTTTCAAGGGAACAGAATCAAAGGTCATAAAGAAAGCACTCAAGAAAGGAAAAGTACTGGCAGTCCTCCTGCCCGGATTCGCCGGACATGTGGGCATGGAAGTGCAACCCGGAAGACGCCTAGGTACTGAATTCTCCGACCGTGCGAAGACCTCAGGCGTAGGCGGCATATTCCACACAGACGAACTGCCAAATTATGGAATTACCGAAGAAGAGGTCACATCATTGCGTGAATTCGTTGGTGCAAAGGAAGACGATGCTGTCGTAATGGTAGCTGACAAGGAAAAGCGTGCAAGAGGTGCCATGGAAAGTGTGCTTACCCGTGCACAGGAAGCCCTTGAATTCGTTCCTGAAGAGACAAGGCGTGCACTTCCTGATGGAAACAGTGCATACATGAGACCGCTTCCGGGAGCATCAAGGATGTACCCTGAGACCGATGTCCCACAGGTGGAGATCAGCAAGGAGTACTTTGAGGCTGTGGAGATCCCTGAGCTTCTTACCGAGAGGGCAAAGAGATTCAGTAAGGATTACGGGCTCAACGAGGAACTTGCAGAGAAGATCGCATATTCACAGCATCTCCCACTCTTCGAGGAACTGATGGACAGGTTCAGCAATGACAAGACCGTTACTGCAACCCTTATTGTTACAACTATAACAGGACTTGTACCTGAACTCAAGCGTGATGGCGTGGATGTTGCCAACATCACTGACGAGCATTTCAAAGAGACCTTCGAGATCGTCTCATCAGGTGACGTTGCCAAAGAGGGTATCGAACAGATCCTCCGCCATGTTGCAAAGAAACCTAAGGCCAATATCAGGGACAGTCTGGAAGAACTCGGACTTACAGCCATAGATACATCAGAGATCGAGGCATTCATAGCAAAGGTAGTCTCTGAAAGGCAGGAGTTTGTGGCAGAAAAGGGAATGGGAGCCGTTGGTCCACTCATGGGAGTTGTCATGGGAGAATTCCGCGGAAAAGTTGACGGAAAGGTACTCAGTGAACTCCTGAAACAAAAGATTAATGAGCAAATCAATACATAA
- a CDS encoding PD40 domain-containing protein, with protein MVLKIALIASLLLISATMASAVTVGETEQLTFEVNQRAPAWSPDGQLITYSSEQAIWSMNADGSEQTRIYDTIAWEGEPSFSADGKYIYFATEHVQPFSSNFISIRKVEIAEKSNSLQVADSTADKRAPVMSPDGTKIAYLSKAAGNYDIWVMNPDGSSNRQITDSSSDEGAPAWSPDGKMLVYSLEGNIWEVGIDGSVPVVLRDDAFENTHPVFSPDGTKIAFVSDRSGNSDLWVMNSDNLGIEQITFDNSSQTHPAWSPEGDKLAFASNEGGDFNIWTIALSDIDSPIELGQDKELIIEEEPFNIVKEIEDFVLESPLRTLMILFAMSVVIMLFFLRNFLKGLD; from the coding sequence TTGGTGTTAAAGATTGCATTGATCGCGTCACTTCTATTGATATCAGCTACTATGGCAAGTGCTGTGACAGTAGGAGAGACAGAACAACTTACCTTTGAGGTCAACCAGAGAGCGCCTGCATGGAGTCCGGACGGACAGCTCATTACTTATTCTTCAGAGCAGGCAATCTGGTCCATGAATGCTGATGGTTCTGAACAGACAAGGATCTATGATACCATTGCATGGGAAGGAGAACCTTCTTTCAGTGCAGATGGCAAATATATCTATTTTGCTACGGAGCATGTCCAGCCATTCTCTTCCAACTTTATCAGTATCCGCAAGGTAGAGATTGCGGAAAAGAGCAACAGCTTACAGGTAGCTGATTCCACTGCTGACAAGAGAGCTCCTGTTATGAGCCCTGATGGGACAAAGATAGCATATCTTTCAAAAGCTGCAGGAAACTATGACATCTGGGTAATGAACCCTGATGGCAGTAGCAACAGGCAGATAACAGATTCCAGTTCCGACGAGGGAGCTCCGGCATGGTCACCTGATGGTAAGATGCTGGTGTACTCACTGGAAGGCAACATCTGGGAAGTTGGTATTGATGGCAGTGTTCCTGTTGTCCTCAGGGATGATGCTTTTGAGAACACACACCCGGTGTTCAGTCCGGATGGTACAAAGATAGCATTTGTATCGGACAGATCAGGGAATTCTGACCTGTGGGTGATGAACTCTGATAATTTGGGTATAGAACAGATCACATTTGATAATTCCAGCCAGACGCATCCAGCCTGGAGCCCTGAAGGCGATAAACTCGCATTTGCATCCAATGAAGGCGGTGACTTCAATATCTGGACAATCGCACTTTCAGATATAGACAGTCCAATTGAGCTGGGACAGGACAAGGAACTGATAATTGAAGAAGAACCTTTTAACATCGTAAAAGAAATAGAAGATTTTGTACTAGAATCACCATTAAGGACGCTTATGATACTGTTTGCAATGTCGGTAGTGATAATGTTGTTCTTCCTGAGGAACTTCCTGAAAGGCCTGGACTGA
- a CDS encoding 4Fe-4S binding protein — protein sequence MTDEEKPMEVSREMDIQENHILYKLVSDRSEKTLDYDYKRCVGCGICVRICPTKALELGPIKEIATGMEAPPVMMDLEKCTFCSMCVNFCPVTALEMHTEGDFPEEELFPVLEYKVEMNEKCVPCSLCEAACPEDAIELEYTFPKKEEIAPLKENAEGEIEIDTDKCNLCGICAYFCDAFLMLEKEPTPTDPMPFEQLIVDEDMCDYCTLCQDICPEDAIRVKGEKPCEPPVVSGHVTVDDEKCTRCGWCDAVCPYEAVDLIKPFEGELVLVDEHVEQCDTQGCHACFNICPSHLWYVPEDGKKIAAVHDLCTYCGACVNACPVDVMKVARSKVNHTEIPNTPWAAEWKDAINSLLTKERKRPDLSRALEVEPEPLKEHVDIAFPEVDEDMMAKVAERMQKAKDSITNPKFRRILNKGEAEEIHRSIQK from the coding sequence ATGACCGACGAAGAGAAGCCCATGGAAGTCTCAAGGGAGATGGACATACAGGAAAACCACATTCTCTACAAGCTGGTCTCCGACAGGTCTGAAAAAACGCTTGATTACGATTACAAACGATGTGTGGGCTGTGGCATCTGCGTAAGGATCTGTCCCACAAAGGCACTGGAGCTCGGCCCCATCAAGGAAATAGCCACAGGCATGGAAGCACCACCTGTGATGATGGATCTGGAGAAGTGCACCTTCTGCTCCATGTGCGTGAACTTCTGCCCTGTAACAGCACTTGAAATGCACACTGAAGGAGACTTTCCTGAGGAGGAGCTCTTCCCTGTACTGGAGTACAAGGTCGAAATGAACGAGAAATGCGTCCCCTGCTCGCTCTGTGAAGCAGCCTGCCCGGAGGATGCCATTGAACTGGAATACACATTCCCTAAGAAGGAAGAGATAGCACCTCTGAAGGAGAACGCCGAAGGCGAGATCGAGATAGACACCGATAAGTGTAACCTCTGTGGCATTTGTGCGTATTTCTGTGATGCTTTCCTCATGCTGGAAAAGGAACCAACACCAACTGACCCCATGCCCTTCGAGCAACTCATCGTTGATGAGGACATGTGCGACTACTGCACGCTCTGCCAGGATATATGTCCCGAGGACGCGATAAGGGTAAAGGGAGAGAAACCCTGCGAACCGCCGGTTGTCTCAGGACATGTAACAGTGGATGATGAAAAGTGCACACGCTGTGGCTGGTGTGACGCTGTCTGCCCTTATGAGGCAGTAGATCTTATCAAGCCGTTCGAAGGCGAACTTGTTCTTGTCGATGAACACGTCGAACAATGCGACACGCAGGGATGCCATGCCTGCTTCAACATTTGCCCGTCACATCTCTGGTATGTGCCGGAGGACGGGAAGAAGATCGCAGCAGTACACGATCTCTGTACCTACTGTGGAGCCTGTGTCAATGCCTGTCCTGTGGATGTGATGAAGGTCGCACGCAGCAAGGTAAATCATACTGAGATCCCTAACACGCCCTGGGCAGCAGAGTGGAAGGATGCCATCAATTCACTGCTGACAAAGGAAAGAAAGCGTCCGGATCTGTCAAGGGCACTCGAGGTCGAACCCGAACCTCTGAAAGAACATGTGGACATCGCATTCCCTGAGGTCGATGAAGACATGATGGCAAAGGTTGCTGAAAGGATGCAGAAGGCCAAGGATTCCATCACTAATCCGAAGTTCAGAAGGATACTGAACAAAGGTGAGGCTGAAGAGATCCACAGGTCAATTCAGAAATGA